In one window of Bos taurus isolate L1 Dominette 01449 registration number 42190680 breed Hereford chromosome 15, ARS-UCD2.0, whole genome shotgun sequence DNA:
- the TMPRSS4 gene encoding transmembrane protease serine 4 isoform X2 has product MENSEDRRARVDPEINRPLNSLDVTPLRKSRTPLEIFKKVGIPIIAAVLILATIIVVAVLIKVILDSYFFFCGQPLLFIPREQVCDGHQDCASGEDEKYCVKKLPDGPPVAVRLSRDRSTLQVLNPATKNWASACFDSFTEALAKTACRQMGYDSSKPTFRAVDAGPAQDLDIVKVTENLQELQVQNSSGPCLSGSLVSLQCLACGQSVKAPRVVGGKEASVDSWPWQVSIQYDKQHICGGSILDPHWILTAAHCFWKHLDVPNWKVRAGSDRLGSFPSLPVAKIFILEPNATYPREHDIALVKLQLPLTFSGKMSDILQQGSVQLINRTRCNAEDAYQGEVTKTMMCAGLPEGGVDTCQGDSGGPLMYHSDWWQVVGIVSWGHGCGGPTTPGVYTKVTAYLNWIYNVRKSDP; this is encoded by the exons GATCCTGAGATCAATCGACCCCTGAACAGCCTCG ATGTCACCCCCCTGCGCAAATCCCGCACCCCGTTGGAGATCTTCAAAAAAGTAGGGATCCCGATCATCGCAGCAGTGCTGATCCTGGCAACCATCATTGTGGTGGCCGTCCTCA TCAAGGTGATTCTGGACAGTTACTTCTTCTTCTGTGGGCAGCCCCTCCTCTTCATCCCAAGGGAGCAGGTGTGTGATGGCCACCAGGACTGTGCCTCGGGGGAGGATGAGAAGTACTGCGTCAAGAAACTCCCCGACGGACCTCCAGTGGCAG TCCGCCTCTCCAGGGACCGATCCACCCTGCAGGTGCTGAACCCCGCCACGAAGAACTGGGCCTCCGCCTGTTTCGACAGCTTCACAGAAGCTCTGGCCAAGACCGCCTGTCGGCAGATGGGCTATGACAG CAGCAAACCCACCTTCAGAGCTGTGGACGCTGGCCCAGCCCAAGATCTGGACATCGTCAAAGTCACAGAGAACCTGCAGGAGCTTCAGGTGCAAAACTCAAGTGG CCCCTGTCTCTCAGGTTCCCTGGTTTCCCTGCAGTGCCTTG CCTGCGGACAGAGTGTGAAGGCCCCTCGGGtggtgggtgggaaggaggccTCTGTGGATTCTTGGCCTTGGCAGGTCAGCATCCAGTATGACAAACAACACATCTGTGGAGGGAGCATCCTAGACCCACACTGGATCCTCACGGCTGCCCACTGCTTCTG GAAGCATCTCGATGTGCCCAACTGGAAGGTGAGGGCTGGCTCAGACAGATTGGGCAGCTTCCCATCCCTGCCTGTGGCCAAGATCTTCATCCTTGAGCCTAACGCCACATATCCCAGAGAGCACGACATTGCCCTCGTGAAGCTGCAGCTCCCGCTCACGTTCTCCG GGAAGATGTCTGACATACTGCAGCAGGGATCCGTCCAGCTCATCAACAGAACTCggtgcaatgcagaggatgcgtACCAGGGGGAGGTCACCAAGACGATGATGTGTGCAGGCCTCCCGGAGGGCGGCGTGGACACCTGCCAG GGTGACAGTGGTGGCCCTCTGATGTATCACTCTGACTGGTGGCAAGTGGTGGGCATCGTGAGCTGGGGCCATGGCTGTGGGGGGCCTACTACCCCAGGAGTATACACTAAGGTCACAGCCTATCTCAACTGGATCTACAATGTCCGGAAG TCTGATCCATGA
- the TMPRSS4 gene encoding transmembrane protease serine 4 isoform X3, translated as MENSEDRRARVDPEINRPLNSLDVTPLRKSRTPLEIFKKVGIPIIAAVLILATIIVVAVLIKVILDSYFFFCGQPLLFIPREQVCDGHQDCASGEDEKYCVKKLPDGPPVAVRLSRDRSTLQVLNPATKNWASACFDSFTEALAKTACRQMGYDRYPAQAANPPSELWTLAQPKIWTSSKSQRTCRSFRCKTQVEYIMRNAGLDEAQAGIKIARRNINHLRYADDTTLMAESEEELKSLLMKVKEGSEKADLNLNLQKTKIMASGPITSWQIDGETIVTVTDFIFLGSKITADGDCSHEIGRCLLLRRKAMTNLDSMLKSRDITLPTKVHLVKAMVFPVVMYGCESWTMKKAECRRIGAFELCCWRRLLGVPWTARRSNQSILKEISPEYSLEGLMLKVKLNTLAT; from the exons GATCCTGAGATCAATCGACCCCTGAACAGCCTCG ATGTCACCCCCCTGCGCAAATCCCGCACCCCGTTGGAGATCTTCAAAAAAGTAGGGATCCCGATCATCGCAGCAGTGCTGATCCTGGCAACCATCATTGTGGTGGCCGTCCTCA TCAAGGTGATTCTGGACAGTTACTTCTTCTTCTGTGGGCAGCCCCTCCTCTTCATCCCAAGGGAGCAGGTGTGTGATGGCCACCAGGACTGTGCCTCGGGGGAGGATGAGAAGTACTGCGTCAAGAAACTCCCCGACGGACCTCCAGTGGCAG TCCGCCTCTCCAGGGACCGATCCACCCTGCAGGTGCTGAACCCCGCCACGAAGAACTGGGCCTCCGCCTGTTTCGACAGCTTCACAGAAGCTCTGGCCAAGACCGCCTGTCGGCAGATGGGCTATGACAGGTACCCAGCCCAAG CAGCAAACCCACCTTCAGAGCTGTGGACGCTGGCCCAGCCCAAGATCTGGACATCGTCAAAGTCACAGAGAACCTGCAGGAGCTTCAGGTGCAAAACTCAAGTGG agtacatcatgagaaacgctgggctggatgaagcacaagctggaatcaagattgccaggagaaatatcaatcacctcagatacgcagatgacaccacccttatggcagaaagtgaagaggaactgaagagccttttgatgaaagtgaaagaggggagtgaaaaagctgacttaaatctcaaccttcaaaaaaccaaaattatggcgtctggtcccatcacttcgtggcaaatagatggggaaacaatagtaacagtgacagactttattttcttgggctccaaaatcactgcagatggtgactgcagccatgaaattggaagatgcttgctccttagaagaaaagctatgaccaacctagacagcatgttaaaaagcagagacattactttaccaacaaaggtccatctagtcaaagctatggtttttccagtagtcatgtatggatgtgagagttggactatgaagaaagctgagtgccgaagaattggtgcttttgaactgtgttgttggagaagactcttgggagtcccttggactgcaaggagatccaaccagtcaatcctaaaggaaatcagtcctgaatattcattggaagggctgatgctgaaggtgaaactcaacactttggccacctga
- the TMPRSS4 gene encoding transmembrane protease serine 4 isoform X1 → MENSEDRRARVDPEINRPLNSLDVTPLRKSRTPLEIFKKVGIPIIAAVLILATIIVVAVLIKVILDSYFFFCGQPLLFIPREQVCDGHQDCASGEDEKYCVKKLPDGPPVAVRLSRDRSTLQVLNPATKNWASACFDSFTEALAKTACRQMGYDSSKPTFRAVDAGPAQDLDIVKVTENLQELQVQNSSGPCLSGSLVSLQCLACGQSVKAPRVVGGKEASVDSWPWQVSIQYDKQHICGGSILDPHWILTAAHCFWKHLDVPNWKVRAGSDRLGSFPSLPVAKIFILEPNATYPREHDIALVKLQLPLTFSGTIRPICLPFSDEELTPGTPLWVIGWGFTEENGGKMSDILQQGSVQLINRTRCNAEDAYQGEVTKTMMCAGLPEGGVDTCQGDSGGPLMYHSDWWQVVGIVSWGHGCGGPTTPGVYTKVTAYLNWIYNVRKSDP, encoded by the exons GATCCTGAGATCAATCGACCCCTGAACAGCCTCG ATGTCACCCCCCTGCGCAAATCCCGCACCCCGTTGGAGATCTTCAAAAAAGTAGGGATCCCGATCATCGCAGCAGTGCTGATCCTGGCAACCATCATTGTGGTGGCCGTCCTCA TCAAGGTGATTCTGGACAGTTACTTCTTCTTCTGTGGGCAGCCCCTCCTCTTCATCCCAAGGGAGCAGGTGTGTGATGGCCACCAGGACTGTGCCTCGGGGGAGGATGAGAAGTACTGCGTCAAGAAACTCCCCGACGGACCTCCAGTGGCAG TCCGCCTCTCCAGGGACCGATCCACCCTGCAGGTGCTGAACCCCGCCACGAAGAACTGGGCCTCCGCCTGTTTCGACAGCTTCACAGAAGCTCTGGCCAAGACCGCCTGTCGGCAGATGGGCTATGACAG CAGCAAACCCACCTTCAGAGCTGTGGACGCTGGCCCAGCCCAAGATCTGGACATCGTCAAAGTCACAGAGAACCTGCAGGAGCTTCAGGTGCAAAACTCAAGTGG CCCCTGTCTCTCAGGTTCCCTGGTTTCCCTGCAGTGCCTTG CCTGCGGACAGAGTGTGAAGGCCCCTCGGGtggtgggtgggaaggaggccTCTGTGGATTCTTGGCCTTGGCAGGTCAGCATCCAGTATGACAAACAACACATCTGTGGAGGGAGCATCCTAGACCCACACTGGATCCTCACGGCTGCCCACTGCTTCTG GAAGCATCTCGATGTGCCCAACTGGAAGGTGAGGGCTGGCTCAGACAGATTGGGCAGCTTCCCATCCCTGCCTGTGGCCAAGATCTTCATCCTTGAGCCTAACGCCACATATCCCAGAGAGCACGACATTGCCCTCGTGAAGCTGCAGCTCCCGCTCACGTTCTCCG GCACAATCAGGCCCATCTGCCTGCCCTTCTCTGATGAGGAGCTCACTCCAGGCACCCCACTCTGGGTCATCGGATGGGGCTTTACAGAAGAGAACGGAG GGAAGATGTCTGACATACTGCAGCAGGGATCCGTCCAGCTCATCAACAGAACTCggtgcaatgcagaggatgcgtACCAGGGGGAGGTCACCAAGACGATGATGTGTGCAGGCCTCCCGGAGGGCGGCGTGGACACCTGCCAG GGTGACAGTGGTGGCCCTCTGATGTATCACTCTGACTGGTGGCAAGTGGTGGGCATCGTGAGCTGGGGCCATGGCTGTGGGGGGCCTACTACCCCAGGAGTATACACTAAGGTCACAGCCTATCTCAACTGGATCTACAATGTCCGGAAG TCTGATCCATGA
- the TMPRSS4 gene encoding transmembrane protease serine 4, with translation MENSEDRRARVDPEINRPLNSLDVTPLRKSRTPLEIFKKVGIPIIAAVLILATIIVVAVLIKVILDSYFFFCGQPLLFIPREQVCDGHQDCASGEDEKYCVKKLPDGPPVAVRLSRDRSTLQVLNPATKNWASACFDSFTEALAKTACRQMGYDSKPTFRAVDAGPAQDLDIVKVTENLQELQVQNSSGPCLSGSLVSLQCLACGQSVKAPRVVGGKEASVDSWPWQVSIQYDKQHICGGSILDPHWILTAAHCFWKHLDVPNWKVRAGSDRLGSFPSLPVAKIFILEPNATYPREHDIALVKLQLPLTFSGTIRPICLPFSDEELTPGTPLWVIGWGFTEENGGKMSDILQQGSVQLINRTRCNAEDAYQGEVTKTMMCAGLPEGGVDTCQGDSGGPLMYHSDWWQVVGIVSWGHGCGGPTTPGVYTKVTAYLNWIYNVRKSDP, from the exons GATCCTGAGATCAATCGACCCCTGAACAGCCTCG ATGTCACCCCCCTGCGCAAATCCCGCACCCCGTTGGAGATCTTCAAAAAAGTAGGGATCCCGATCATCGCAGCAGTGCTGATCCTGGCAACCATCATTGTGGTGGCCGTCCTCA TCAAGGTGATTCTGGACAGTTACTTCTTCTTCTGTGGGCAGCCCCTCCTCTTCATCCCAAGGGAGCAGGTGTGTGATGGCCACCAGGACTGTGCCTCGGGGGAGGATGAGAAGTACTGCGTCAAGAAACTCCCCGACGGACCTCCAGTGGCAG TCCGCCTCTCCAGGGACCGATCCACCCTGCAGGTGCTGAACCCCGCCACGAAGAACTGGGCCTCCGCCTGTTTCGACAGCTTCACAGAAGCTCTGGCCAAGACCGCCTGTCGGCAGATGGGCTATGACAG CAAACCCACCTTCAGAGCTGTGGACGCTGGCCCAGCCCAAGATCTGGACATCGTCAAAGTCACAGAGAACCTGCAGGAGCTTCAGGTGCAAAACTCAAGTGG CCCCTGTCTCTCAGGTTCCCTGGTTTCCCTGCAGTGCCTTG CCTGCGGACAGAGTGTGAAGGCCCCTCGGGtggtgggtgggaaggaggccTCTGTGGATTCTTGGCCTTGGCAGGTCAGCATCCAGTATGACAAACAACACATCTGTGGAGGGAGCATCCTAGACCCACACTGGATCCTCACGGCTGCCCACTGCTTCTG GAAGCATCTCGATGTGCCCAACTGGAAGGTGAGGGCTGGCTCAGACAGATTGGGCAGCTTCCCATCCCTGCCTGTGGCCAAGATCTTCATCCTTGAGCCTAACGCCACATATCCCAGAGAGCACGACATTGCCCTCGTGAAGCTGCAGCTCCCGCTCACGTTCTCCG GCACAATCAGGCCCATCTGCCTGCCCTTCTCTGATGAGGAGCTCACTCCAGGCACCCCACTCTGGGTCATCGGATGGGGCTTTACAGAAGAGAACGGAG GGAAGATGTCTGACATACTGCAGCAGGGATCCGTCCAGCTCATCAACAGAACTCggtgcaatgcagaggatgcgtACCAGGGGGAGGTCACCAAGACGATGATGTGTGCAGGCCTCCCGGAGGGCGGCGTGGACACCTGCCAG GGTGACAGTGGTGGCCCTCTGATGTATCACTCTGACTGGTGGCAAGTGGTGGGCATCGTGAGCTGGGGCCATGGCTGTGGGGGGCCTACTACCCCAGGAGTATACACTAAGGTCACAGCCTATCTCAACTGGATCTACAATGTCCGGAAG TCTGATCCATGA